A stretch of Sphingorhabdus sp. YGSMI21 DNA encodes these proteins:
- a CDS encoding efflux RND transporter permease subunit — translation MNLRNISAWSTRNPVVPMVLFVALLFAGLLSFNRMDVVNNPDVEFPAVSVRISQPGAAPTEIENQITQRVEAAVRSISGVKNISSTASEGSSSTFVEFEIGADVNDSVNEVKNAVDQVRGSLPDGILEPQISKVDVAGGPIGFFAVKAADMTVEQLSWFVDDTVAKRLLTVNGMAEVNRFGGVDREIRVILKPDRMQALGVTANQVNSVLRQVNINAAGGRAEVGGTRQSVRVLGNADDAYELSQTQIALPNGQVIKLSDVAEVSDSFGERSSISKVKGVEVVNFSMDRARGASDVTVYDAAIEIMDKIEAENPGIEFIPLGTSVDYTKSQYKSSMLAMIEGAILAVVVVFIFLRDWRATVISAIAIPLSAIPTFWFMDLLGFNLNFLSLLALGLVAGVLVDDAIVEIENIVRHMRMGKTAYQASIDAADEIGLAVVATSFCIVAVFLPVGLMPGISGQFFKNFGITVVVSVLMSLAVARMITPMIAAYFLKAKGHAEHGEGVWMDRYMRLLQWVLDRSEADRIRESLVPAKAAWWQYLWGFVMFTLIVAAFLVPAFAVGFLLNGLMETLIPSDLLRALLSLAGGIAVGGLAGYFVAFLFRILSGGLGGRFSDWYAYRAGRFRARAHDHRMWMMGVGIIAFVLTVILFAITPQEFQPVTDQDTSRVEIEVVPGTTLEQTEKIADQVSELMYAQPEVDRALTRVRETNASVFVSLKKERKKTSIEFERSMLPELQKIPDARISFQSQSGGGGTGRDISIMLTGSDPELLDATAAQLVEQMKDIKLVRAPRIAADLSRPEIIITPYLDLASQLGVTTAALSQTIRIATLGEIDQNAAKFSLSDRQIPIRVMLPLESRNDLTTIQNLPIPIASGGTVPLSRVAEVSFGSGPTSIQRYNQNRRTFVGADLAPDVIKGEAMEQIFDLPIMKNLPTGVSNEAFGEDEWQAELAVNFMIALISGILLVFATLVLLYKRVMSPLVNMGSLALAPLGGIFLVWVWGLSLSMPVLIGVLMLLGIVSKNSILLIDFAIEEMQKGVPKFEAIMDAGHKRAQPIVMTTVAMTAGMVPTALSLSGDGAWRAPMGVVVIGGLIVSTLLTLVIVPAGFSLADGFERRAGPWLRNKMLTYKTGDDRHDRPGAEVQPAE, via the coding sequence ATGAATCTTCGCAATATTTCCGCCTGGAGCACCCGCAATCCGGTTGTGCCGATGGTACTGTTTGTCGCCCTGCTCTTTGCCGGCTTGCTGAGCTTCAACCGCATGGACGTGGTGAACAACCCGGACGTCGAATTTCCGGCTGTCTCGGTAAGAATTTCGCAACCCGGTGCCGCGCCTACGGAAATCGAGAACCAGATCACCCAGAGGGTGGAGGCAGCGGTCCGGTCAATCAGCGGCGTCAAGAATATCAGCTCGACAGCCAGCGAAGGCAGCAGCAGCACATTTGTCGAATTCGAGATTGGTGCCGACGTCAACGACAGCGTCAACGAAGTGAAAAATGCGGTGGACCAGGTTCGCGGGTCGCTGCCCGATGGCATATTGGAACCGCAAATATCGAAAGTCGACGTCGCCGGCGGACCGATCGGATTTTTTGCGGTCAAAGCCGCTGACATGACCGTCGAACAGCTCAGCTGGTTCGTCGATGATACGGTCGCCAAGCGCCTGCTGACCGTCAACGGCATGGCCGAGGTCAACCGCTTTGGCGGCGTCGACCGGGAAATCCGCGTCATTTTGAAACCCGACCGGATGCAGGCGCTGGGTGTGACCGCCAACCAGGTCAACAGCGTGCTGCGCCAGGTGAATATCAACGCGGCCGGCGGCCGCGCGGAAGTGGGTGGCACCCGCCAGTCGGTCCGCGTTTTGGGCAATGCCGACGACGCCTATGAACTGTCGCAAACGCAGATCGCCCTGCCCAATGGACAGGTCATCAAACTCAGCGATGTGGCCGAAGTCAGCGACTCCTTTGGCGAGCGCAGTTCGATCAGCAAGGTCAAGGGCGTAGAGGTTGTCAATTTCTCCATGGACCGGGCGCGCGGTGCCTCCGACGTCACGGTATATGACGCGGCGATCGAAATAATGGACAAGATCGAGGCCGAAAATCCGGGCATCGAATTCATTCCGCTCGGCACCAGCGTCGACTATACCAAATCACAATATAAGAGCTCGATGCTCGCCATGATCGAAGGCGCCATATTGGCGGTGGTCGTGGTCTTCATCTTCCTGCGTGACTGGCGCGCGACGGTTATCTCCGCCATCGCCATTCCCTTGTCTGCAATTCCGACCTTCTGGTTCATGGATCTGCTGGGATTCAACCTCAACTTCCTGTCCCTGTTGGCGCTCGGCCTGGTGGCCGGTGTGCTTGTTGATGACGCGATCGTGGAGATCGAGAATATCGTGCGCCATATGCGCATGGGGAAAACCGCCTACCAGGCGTCGATCGACGCTGCCGATGAAATCGGCCTCGCCGTGGTCGCGACTTCTTTCTGCATTGTCGCCGTCTTCCTGCCGGTCGGCCTGATGCCCGGAATATCCGGTCAGTTTTTCAAGAATTTCGGCATCACGGTGGTTGTCTCCGTGCTGATGAGTCTGGCGGTCGCGCGTATGATCACGCCGATGATCGCCGCCTATTTCCTCAAGGCCAAGGGCCATGCGGAGCATGGCGAAGGCGTCTGGATGGATCGCTATATGCGGCTGCTGCAATGGGTTCTCGACCGCAGCGAAGCCGATCGAATCCGGGAAAGTCTTGTGCCGGCCAAAGCCGCCTGGTGGCAATATCTGTGGGGCTTCGTGATGTTCACCCTGATCGTTGCCGCATTCCTGGTGCCAGCATTCGCGGTCGGTTTCCTGCTGAACGGACTGATGGAGACGCTGATTCCCAGTGATCTTCTCAGGGCCCTGCTGAGTCTCGCTGGCGGCATTGCCGTGGGCGGGCTGGCCGGATATTTCGTGGCCTTCCTGTTCAGAATTCTTTCGGGGGGCCTCGGTGGTCGCTTTAGCGACTGGTACGCCTATCGTGCCGGCCGATTCCGGGCACGTGCCCATGATCACCGGATGTGGATGATGGGCGTCGGGATAATAGCCTTCGTATTGACCGTGATCCTGTTCGCGATCACCCCGCAGGAGTTCCAGCCGGTTACAGATCAGGACACGAGCCGGGTCGAGATCGAGGTTGTTCCCGGCACCACTCTGGAGCAAACCGAGAAAATCGCCGATCAGGTATCTGAGCTGATGTACGCGCAGCCGGAAGTCGATCGCGCCCTGACCCGGGTGCGCGAGACCAATGCTTCGGTCTTCGTATCGCTGAAAAAGGAACGGAAGAAAACCTCGATCGAGTTCGAGCGGAGCATGTTGCCCGAGCTTCAGAAGATTCCCGATGCCCGGATTTCCTTCCAGTCGCAAAGCGGTGGCGGAGGAACCGGACGCGATATCTCGATCATGCTGACCGGATCCGACCCGGAATTGCTCGATGCGACCGCCGCGCAACTGGTCGAACAGATGAAGGATATCAAACTCGTCCGCGCTCCTCGGATCGCGGCCGATCTCAGTCGCCCGGAAATCATTATCACGCCCTATCTAGATCTCGCGTCGCAGCTCGGCGTCACCACCGCTGCGCTCAGCCAGACGATTCGCATCGCCACGCTTGGCGAGATCGACCAGAACGCGGCGAAATTCTCGCTGTCGGACCGGCAGATTCCGATCCGGGTGATGTTGCCGCTGGAATCGCGAAACGATCTGACGACCATTCAGAACCTGCCGATTCCGATTGCCAGCGGCGGCACCGTGCCGCTCAGCCGGGTAGCCGAAGTAAGCTTTGGTTCGGGACCAACTTCGATCCAGCGCTATAACCAGAACCGCCGCACCTTTGTTGGAGCGGACTTGGCGCCCGATGTCATCAAGGGCGAGGCTATGGAGCAGATCTTCGACCTGCCGATTATGAAAAATCTGCCGACGGGCGTATCGAACGAGGCCTTTGGCGAGGACGAATGGCAGGCCGAACTGGCCGTGAATTTCATGATCGCCCTGATTTCCGGTATCTTGCTGGTCTTCGCGACGCTGGTCCTGCTGTACAAGCGGGTGATGTCGCCGTTGGTCAATATGGGCTCGCTGGCGCTTGCCCCTCTCGGCGGCATATTCCTGGTGTGGGTCTGGGGCCTCTCGCTCTCCATGCCGGTACTGATCGGCGTGCTCATGCTATTGGGTATCGTCAGTAAGAACTCGATCCTGCTGATCGACTTTGCGATCGAGGAAATGCAGAAAGGCGTGCCCAAATTCGAGGCGATCATGGATGCCGGGCACAAACGTGCGCAGCCGATTGTGATGACCACAGTCGCAATGACCGCGGGTATGGTACCGACCGCTCTCTCCTTGTCGGGCGACGGCGCCTGGCGCGCGCCGATGGGTGTTGTCGTGATCGGCGGCCTGATCGTGTCGACCCTGCTGACACTGGTTATCGTACCTGCTGGCTTCAGTCTGGCAGACGGGTTCGAACGCCGCGCTGGGCCCTGGTTGCGCAACAAGATGCTGACCTACAAGACCGGGGACGATCGCCATGACCGGCCCGGGGCAGAGGTCCAGCCCGCCGAGTGA
- a CDS encoding DUF445 domain-containing protein — protein MKIIATGMLVVMAIIYFAAKSYESVHPALGFIRAFAEAAMVGGLADWFAVTALFRHPMGLPIPHTAIIPRNKDRIGDTLANFLKDNFLISRLVAQRMRHVDLASGIGRFLQSPSGGEGRLKFGASRLLGDAIASLDKDRLGTMFKGAVKKQAVGLDIATPMGQILAAVMAENRHGPLIDSSIRWAYRTLDTNEAVIRKIVTDRANAVMRWTGLDDRVANEVLDGLYKLMADMAADPHHPVRAKTEESLEQLARELQQDPDLRQKVNEWKLEMIENPAIASWLDGIWEQGREALLRAARDPDAAMAGQFGDALIQLGNSLQQDKQLNRQINRFGRRAVIGVVDSYGDNIVKLVSETIRGWDTQTITDRVENAVGRDLQFIRVNGTLVGGLVGLSLHTLGYWI, from the coding sequence ATGAAGATCATCGCCACCGGCATGCTGGTGGTGATGGCGATCATCTATTTTGCTGCCAAAAGCTATGAAAGCGTCCACCCCGCCCTCGGTTTTATACGCGCCTTCGCCGAGGCCGCAATGGTCGGCGGACTGGCCGACTGGTTTGCCGTCACCGCCCTGTTCCGCCATCCCATGGGTCTGCCGATTCCCCATACCGCGATCATTCCGCGCAACAAGGACCGGATCGGCGATACGCTGGCCAATTTCCTCAAGGATAATTTCCTGATTTCGCGACTGGTCGCCCAGCGCATGCGCCATGTCGATCTTGCCAGCGGTATCGGCCGCTTCCTGCAATCGCCGAGCGGTGGCGAAGGCCGGCTGAAATTCGGTGCGTCACGGCTGCTGGGCGATGCCATTGCCTCGCTCGACAAGGATCGCCTAGGCACGATGTTCAAGGGCGCGGTCAAGAAGCAGGCCGTCGGACTCGATATCGCGACACCGATGGGTCAGATTCTCGCCGCGGTCATGGCGGAAAACCGGCACGGACCGCTGATCGATTCGAGCATTCGCTGGGCCTATCGGACGCTGGACACCAACGAGGCGGTGATCCGTAAAATCGTTACCGACCGTGCCAATGCGGTGATGCGCTGGACGGGTCTGGACGACCGGGTTGCCAACGAGGTGCTGGATGGTCTCTACAAGCTGATGGCGGACATGGCGGCCGATCCCCATCATCCGGTCCGGGCGAAAACCGAGGAAAGCCTCGAGCAACTGGCCAGAGAATTGCAGCAGGATCCGGACCTGCGCCAGAAGGTGAATGAATGGAAGCTCGAGATGATCGAGAATCCGGCGATCGCCTCATGGCTCGACGGAATCTGGGAACAGGGCAGGGAAGCGTTGCTGCGCGCGGCGCGCGATCCCGATGCGGCCATGGCCGGCCAGTTCGGCGATGCGCTGATTCAGCTGGGCAACAGCCTGCAGCAGGACAAGCAGCTGAACCGCCAGATCAATCGTTTCGGGCGACGCGCCGTCATCGGCGTCGTCGACAGCTATGGCGACAATATCGTCAAGCTGGTGTCAGAAACGATCCGCGGCTGGGACACGCAGACGATTACCGACCGGGTCGAAAATGCGGTCGGCCGCGATCTGCAGTTTATCCGCGTTAACGGCACGCTGGTTGGCGGGCTGGTCGGCCTGTCCCTCCACACATTGGGCTACTGGATCTAG
- a CDS encoding NAD-glutamate dehydrogenase domain-containing protein has product MAANRERKSKPARTKDDSLEKALVAAFRESALPGENIGFDEKACEEAARFTLRSARERRGSEANLSLESVSGEQDHRHLRLAVVNDDMPFLVDSVCATIAGFGLTVERLIHPVVAVRRDAEGQLIEFVEQATRGEKRESVIYIELERTDARIRRELVKALRANLKDVAAAVADWLKLQIVLGENADGLPEGEGATLLRWFLDRNLTLLGHERVDTSGGRTQELGIARMRPQPILSDESRRRAFEWFENGGKAPLIIKSNQLSTVHRHVLMDLIIVPVREKNRITALSIISGMWTSAALAASPENIPVLRTQLTRLFDKFEFSVSGHAGKSLTHALTSLPHDLLITFAQDDLEKLALISMSLIDRPRPKLHSVISPLARHLFAFVWLPREQLSTERRQNVEHMLTEATGAKILSWSNTLEEGGVSSLRYTLDMGTDGRIPDPDLLDQELENMVRGWKPEVERNLREAGQENRAAVLAQRYANCFPGTYQSTYGALEAAKDIMRLFKLERGGQRSTRLYRLASDADNLLRLKIYHLGGALPLSDAVPTLENFGFTVLESVPTPLDDGRLGFIHDFLLELRSEERCDSLIARSDEIEAAITNVLDGEAENDAFNQLITTAGIDARSTVWMRAWFRYLRQTGLSYGLITVVEALAEAPDVTAAMIALFRALHDPAFDGDRVKATQVAMRDLDAGLVTVHAIDDDRILRLFRAVIESILRTNAFAYRAGEALAFKIESAKIPELPAPLPWREIFVYSPRVEGIHLRAGPVARGGLRWSDRRDDFRTEILGLMKAQRVKNAVIVPTGAKGGFFAKQLPSGDDRDAFLAEGVEAYKIFISALLSVTDNIVDGKVVPPAKVQRLDEDDPYFVVAADKGTASFSDIANQIAIDRGFWLGDAFASGGSNGYDHKAMGITARGAWVSVQRHFAESGIDIQTEPVRVVGVGDMSGDVFGNGMLLSKSLKIVAAFDHRHIFIDPDPDPAKSWVERKRLFELPRSSWEDYDKGLISTGGGVFSRNSKTIRISEQAARMLGLPEDVETTPSRLMTAILACNADLLWFGGIGTYVKAASENHIEVGDPANDKIRLNAEQLQVKVIGEGANLGITQAARIAFAAKGGRINTDFIDNSAGVDCSDNEVNIKIALNAELASGNLQPDARNMLLKSMTDDVGALVLEDNRLQALGLSIAEMGGAKSLPSYVRLIEQFEEQGQLNRAVEGLASNEDLIRRGQENRGLYRPELAVLISTAKLALQGAIENSDLGDDPGLDSELLQAFPPAMQEGHREAILSHQLRREIIATKLANRMINRLGLIDPFELAEEEGCTLGEVARAFVMAERLFHADRLWHALEVAEIAEDIRITLFDRLAYVLRSHMADLMRIGVSDDRIDDTVNMLAPGVTLLNENVENLITAEGRLQASRQVKLLVEAGATPEIAGKIANIYKNDGAAGIAYLAHSREIDALDVAAAFTQLGSQLGLDWAQMTATRINPSDPWDRLLVAGLARDFQQMRLDFLRRTRGKDMQQFVESWAERNIARVAQFRKIMDRAQQTPKPSIAMLAQIAGQARLLLSR; this is encoded by the coding sequence ATGGCGGCCAATCGCGAACGGAAATCCAAGCCAGCTCGAACCAAAGACGACAGCCTGGAGAAGGCGCTGGTCGCCGCCTTTCGCGAAAGCGCGTTGCCGGGTGAAAATATCGGATTTGACGAAAAAGCGTGCGAGGAAGCGGCGCGTTTCACGTTGCGATCCGCCCGAGAACGGCGCGGCAGCGAGGCGAACCTGTCGCTGGAAAGCGTAAGCGGCGAACAGGATCACCGACATTTGCGCCTTGCGGTCGTAAACGACGACATGCCGTTTCTGGTCGACTCGGTATGCGCGACCATTGCCGGTTTCGGTCTGACCGTCGAACGGCTGATTCACCCGGTGGTAGCCGTGAGGCGCGACGCCGAAGGCCAGCTGATCGAATTTGTCGAGCAGGCAACCCGCGGCGAAAAACGCGAGTCGGTCATCTATATCGAGCTGGAGCGGACCGATGCCCGGATTCGCAGGGAACTGGTCAAGGCGCTGCGCGCCAATCTCAAGGATGTTGCCGCGGCGGTGGCTGACTGGCTGAAACTGCAGATCGTGCTCGGGGAAAATGCCGACGGCCTGCCGGAAGGCGAGGGCGCGACCCTGCTCCGCTGGTTCCTCGATCGCAACCTGACTTTGCTGGGGCACGAACGGGTCGATACCAGCGGTGGCCGCACCCAGGAACTCGGGATCGCCCGCATGCGCCCGCAGCCGATATTATCGGACGAAAGCCGGAGGCGCGCGTTCGAATGGTTTGAAAATGGTGGCAAGGCGCCGCTGATCATTAAATCGAACCAGCTTTCCACGGTACATCGCCACGTGCTGATGGACCTGATCATCGTGCCGGTCCGGGAGAAGAACAGGATCACGGCGCTGTCGATCATTTCCGGCATGTGGACCAGTGCGGCGCTGGCCGCTTCGCCCGAGAATATTCCGGTGTTGCGAACGCAACTCACCCGACTGTTCGACAAGTTCGAATTTTCGGTATCGGGGCACGCGGGGAAAAGCCTGACCCATGCACTGACATCCTTGCCACACGATCTGCTGATCACATTTGCGCAGGATGATCTGGAAAAACTGGCCCTGATCTCGATGTCGCTGATCGACCGGCCGCGCCCGAAACTGCATAGCGTGATCTCGCCGCTCGCCCGCCATCTTTTCGCCTTTGTCTGGCTCCCGCGCGAGCAGCTTTCGACCGAACGGCGGCAGAATGTCGAACATATGCTCACGGAGGCAACCGGCGCAAAAATATTGAGCTGGTCCAATACGCTGGAAGAGGGGGGAGTCTCCTCTCTGCGCTATACGCTCGACATGGGAACCGACGGCCGGATTCCGGATCCCGACCTGCTCGACCAGGAACTGGAGAATATGGTCCGGGGCTGGAAGCCGGAAGTCGAGCGCAATCTGAGGGAGGCGGGTCAGGAAAACCGCGCGGCGGTTCTTGCGCAGCGCTACGCCAATTGTTTCCCGGGCACCTATCAGTCGACCTATGGCGCGCTGGAGGCCGCCAAGGATATCATGCGATTGTTCAAGCTGGAGCGTGGCGGCCAGCGCTCCACCCGGCTTTACCGGCTTGCCAGTGATGCGGACAATTTGCTGCGGCTGAAAATCTACCATCTCGGGGGTGCGTTGCCGCTTTCGGATGCGGTTCCGACGCTGGAGAATTTCGGGTTTACCGTGCTCGAATCGGTTCCGACCCCGCTTGACGATGGCCGGCTCGGTTTCATTCACGATTTCCTGCTCGAACTGCGCTCGGAAGAGCGTTGCGACAGCTTGATTGCCCGGTCCGACGAAATAGAAGCGGCAATCACCAATGTGCTGGACGGCGAGGCCGAAAATGACGCCTTCAACCAGCTTATCACCACCGCCGGCATCGATGCCCGCTCGACGGTCTGGATGCGGGCCTGGTTCCGCTATCTGCGCCAGACCGGTCTGAGCTACGGCCTGATTACCGTCGTGGAAGCCTTGGCCGAGGCGCCGGATGTGACGGCCGCAATGATCGCGCTTTTCCGCGCGCTGCATGATCCTGCTTTTGACGGCGATCGCGTGAAGGCAACCCAGGTGGCAATGCGGGACTTGGACGCCGGTCTGGTCACCGTCCATGCCATTGACGATGACCGCATCCTGCGTTTGTTCCGGGCGGTGATCGAATCGATATTGCGCACCAATGCCTTTGCCTATCGGGCCGGCGAAGCGCTGGCTTTCAAGATCGAGAGCGCCAAAATCCCCGAATTGCCGGCGCCCTTGCCGTGGCGGGAAATATTTGTCTACAGCCCGCGCGTGGAAGGGATCCATTTGCGGGCCGGTCCGGTCGCCCGTGGCGGGCTGCGCTGGTCCGACCGCCGGGACGATTTCCGCACCGAGATATTGGGGCTGATGAAGGCCCAGCGGGTCAAGAATGCCGTGATTGTGCCGACTGGCGCAAAGGGCGGCTTCTTTGCCAAACAGCTGCCTTCGGGCGATGACCGCGACGCTTTTCTCGCCGAAGGCGTCGAAGCCTATAAGATATTCATCTCTGCGCTGCTGTCGGTGACCGACAATATCGTCGATGGCAAGGTCGTGCCCCCTGCGAAAGTGCAGCGGCTCGATGAGGATGACCCCTATTTTGTCGTGGCGGCGGACAAGGGGACGGCGAGCTTCTCCGATATTGCCAACCAGATCGCGATCGATCGGGGTTTCTGGCTCGGTGATGCTTTCGCCAGTGGCGGCAGCAACGGCTATGACCACAAGGCCATGGGGATTACCGCGCGTGGCGCATGGGTTTCCGTACAGCGCCATTTTGCCGAGTCGGGAATCGACATCCAGACCGAACCGGTCAGGGTGGTGGGGGTCGGCGACATGTCGGGCGACGTGTTCGGCAACGGCATGCTGCTCTCGAAAAGTCTGAAGATCGTGGCCGCTTTTGATCACCGGCATATTTTCATCGATCCGGATCCCGATCCGGCGAAAAGCTGGGTCGAACGGAAAAGGCTGTTTGAACTGCCGCGGTCGAGCTGGGAGGATTATGACAAGGGTCTGATCTCCACGGGCGGCGGGGTATTTTCCCGCAATTCCAAAACGATCCGGATTTCCGAACAGGCCGCCAGGATGCTCGGTCTGCCCGAGGATGTCGAGACGACTCCATCCAGACTGATGACCGCGATACTGGCATGCAACGCCGATCTGCTGTGGTTTGGCGGGATCGGCACATATGTGAAAGCGGCGTCCGAAAATCACATCGAGGTTGGCGATCCGGCGAATGACAAGATCCGCCTCAACGCCGAGCAATTGCAGGTGAAGGTAATAGGCGAGGGTGCCAATCTGGGGATTACCCAGGCCGCGCGGATCGCTTTTGCCGCGAAGGGGGGCCGGATCAACACCGACTTTATCGACAATAGCGCCGGGGTTGATTGCTCCGATAACGAGGTCAATATCAAGATTGCGCTGAACGCGGAACTGGCCAGCGGCAATCTGCAGCCGGACGCAAGGAACATGTTGCTCAAGTCCATGACCGACGATGTTGGCGCACTGGTGCTGGAAGATAATCGGCTACAGGCGCTCGGCCTGTCCATCGCCGAAATGGGCGGGGCGAAATCTCTACCCTCTTACGTTCGCCTGATCGAACAGTTCGAGGAACAGGGCCAGCTGAACCGGGCGGTTGAAGGGCTGGCCAGCAACGAGGATCTGATCCGGCGCGGTCAGGAGAACCGCGGGCTGTACCGGCCGGAACTGGCAGTGCTGATATCCACCGCCAAGCTTGCTTTGCAGGGCGCGATTGAAAATAGCGACCTGGGGGATGACCCGGGGCTGGACAGCGAATTGCTGCAGGCCTTTCCGCCGGCGATGCAGGAAGGCCATCGCGAAGCCATTCTCAGCCATCAGCTGCGCCGCGAGATTATCGCGACCAAATTGGCCAACCGGATGATCAACCGGCTCGGGCTGATCGACCCGTTCGAACTGGCCGAGGAGGAAGGCTGCACCTTGGGAGAGGTCGCGCGGGCCTTTGTCATGGCAGAACGTCTGTTCCACGCCGACCGGCTGTGGCACGCGCTGGAGGTGGCCGAGATTGCGGAAGATATAAGGATCACGCTGTTCGACCGGCTCGCCTATGTCCTGCGCTCGCATATGGCGGACCTGATGCGAATCGGCGTGTCGGACGACCGGATCGACGACACCGTCAACATGCTCGCGCCTGGGGTCACCCTTCTCAACGAGAATGTGGAGAATCTGATCACCGCCGAAGGGCGCCTGCAGGCGTCGCGCCAGGTCAAGCTGCTGGTCGAGGCGGGAGCGACCCCCGAAATCGCTGGCAAGATCGCCAATATCTACAAGAATGACGGCGCGGCCGGCATCGCCTATCTCGCGCATAGCCGGGAAATCGATGCCCTGGACGTCGCTGCGGCCTTTACCCAGCTCGGCAGCCAGCTTGGTCTCGACTGGGCCCAGATGACCGCGACCCGGATCAATCCGTCCGATCCCTGGGACCGCTTGCTGGTCGCCGGTCTGGCGCGCGATTTCCAGCAGATGCGCCTCGATTTCCTGCGTCGCACCCGCGGCAAGGACATGCAGCAATTTGTCGAGAGCTGGGCGGAACGGAATATTGCCCGGGTGGCCCAGTTCAGGAAGATCATGGACCGGGCGCAGCAGACGCCGAAGCCGTCGATCGCCATGCTCGCGCAAATTGCCGGGCAGGCGCGCCTGTTGCTCTCGCGCTAG
- a CDS encoding CaiB/BaiF CoA-transferase family protein has protein sequence MNQPTPLAGLKVIEFTHMVMGPAVGAILASLGADVIRVEPIGGDRTRNLVGSGSGYFPMYNRHKQSISLNLKDPEGLAIARKLVSDADILIENYRPGAMDRLGLGYEALSEKNERLIYCSEKGFLPGPYENRTALDEVAQMMGGLAYMTGPPGQPLRAGSSVIDVTGGMFGVIAILAAVEERHRTGKGQKVQSSLFETTVYLIGQHMAQKAVTGKAADPMPARISAWAIYDVFQTKDDPIFIGVVTDALWEKFCKLFALDELWADESIRENNNRVAARDRIMPQIRELVATYRRDDLIALLDGTGLPFAPIARPEDMFDDPHLTASGGLEDVTLVDGTQTRLPALPIEMNGTRPSAAATLKTEGADTGSLLGELGFTAEQIATLKAAGIVH, from the coding sequence ATGAACCAACCGACTCCCCTTGCAGGCCTGAAAGTCATCGAATTCACCCATATGGTGATGGGGCCGGCGGTCGGCGCGATTCTCGCCTCGCTGGGCGCGGACGTGATCCGTGTCGAACCGATCGGCGGCGACCGGACCCGCAATCTGGTCGGCTCGGGATCGGGCTATTTCCCGATGTATAACCGGCACAAGCAGAGCATCTCGCTCAATCTGAAGGATCCGGAAGGGCTGGCTATCGCGCGAAAACTGGTCTCGGACGCCGATATCCTGATCGAAAATTACCGTCCCGGCGCGATGGACCGTCTCGGACTCGGCTATGAGGCGCTGTCCGAAAAAAACGAGCGTCTGATCTACTGTTCGGAAAAAGGCTTTCTTCCCGGTCCCTATGAAAACCGCACGGCGCTCGATGAGGTTGCGCAGATGATGGGCGGACTTGCCTATATGACGGGGCCTCCCGGCCAGCCGTTGCGCGCCGGTTCCAGCGTCATCGACGTGACCGGCGGGATGTTCGGCGTCATTGCCATTCTTGCTGCCGTCGAGGAACGCCATCGCACCGGCAAGGGGCAGAAAGTACAAAGCTCGCTGTTCGAGACCACCGTCTATCTGATCGGCCAGCATATGGCGCAGAAGGCGGTCACCGGAAAAGCTGCCGACCCGATGCCCGCACGGATTTCGGCCTGGGCGATTTACGATGTGTTCCAGACAAAGGATGATCCGATATTCATCGGCGTGGTCACCGACGCTCTATGGGAGAAATTCTGCAAGCTCTTCGCGCTGGACGAACTATGGGCCGACGAAAGCATTCGCGAGAACAACAATCGTGTGGCCGCGCGCGACCGGATCATGCCGCAGATCCGCGAGCTGGTGGCGACCTACAGGCGCGATGATCTGATCGCCCTGCTGGACGGCACCGGCCTGCCTTTTGCCCCCATCGCACGCCCCGAGGACATGTTCGATGATCCGCACCTGACGGCCAGTGGCGGGCTGGAAGACGTGACCCTGGTCGATGGCACGCAGACCAGGCTGCCGGCCCTGCCGATCGAAATGAACGGCACCCGCCCCTCGGCTGCGGCCACGCTGAAGACGGAAGGGGCCGATACCGGCTCCCTGCTGGGCGAACTCGGCTTCACCGCAGAACAGATCGCCACGCTCAAGGCGGCCGGCATCGTGCATTAG